The Scomber japonicus isolate fScoJap1 chromosome 9, fScoJap1.pri, whole genome shotgun sequence genome includes a region encoding these proteins:
- the iqgap2 gene encoding ras GTPase-activating-like protein IQGAP2 isoform X1: MYHEDTATLQKPRYGTIQDDERLSAEEMDERRRQNIAYEYLCHLEEAKRWIEACLEEDLPLTTELEEGLRNGVYLGKLANFFAPKMVSEKRIYDRDQSRYKSNGLHFRHTDNTVQWLRAMESVGLPKIFYPETTDVYDRKNMPKVVYCIHALSLYLYKLGIAPQIQDLLGKVAFTEEEISNMRSELEKYGIQMPAFSKIGGILANELSVDEAALHAAVIAINEAVDRGQASVTMGALNNPNAMLRNTHETLAQDYQDSLSQAKAGKQDQASGRRSSITVEERDVYEELLTQQEIQSCIDSVNIQAAVRQVNQALSTQDEATLLAALRLEALALLGVQEANCRWYLEHFTNYCQHKSKDGDKAVVVDKEEIQRVVSSCNDFAEAEKRKLEAVVAINTAIRLGNAVDTVEELTNPEAQLPIVYQTAANLYQAELFSLQLQGGRAGLSHEELSVAVEMLSAVAVLNEVLDTKDPQAVIEQLTDSPLGFTNIDQDNLNRYADTLIKQRAETLTNGQEFLTWNDVQKCIDVVNVQVHEEHERIIAIAEINEALNSGDHQQTLAALLLPTAKLMGVNPATAQHYHDVLQYTKKLLCQISPLDTGEMSSGDESAVLWLDQIQEAIHIANQDEEEALTLAGAVADINKMVAEGDSQNTLQALQASSAGLKAVLFECSDKYQTELAQRQTESATKGNSDSVWVRHCIKDRYDYYYNLEMGQGTWEEPEGFEHNDGHLSKEEIQSVVSGVTAEYNRGQLWLANESLVTQLQARVRGFLARKRHAQRMEYLRQQEPHVVKLQASWKGYKQRKMYKDRINLLQKNVASVVKIQSLVKMWKAKSKYNQRLQYFKDHEKEIVKIQAFLKANKARDDYRTLTGAKDPPLSVVRKFVHLLEQSSLDLQEEQEVTRLREEVVTKIRSNQQMEKDLNLMDIKIGLLVKNRITLQDVVSHSKKMKSKKNKTSKDDLTGGDRLGIKGLNKGKRRKLEAYQHLFYLLQTNPSYLAKLIFQMPQNKSTKFMDTVIFTLYNYASNQREEYLLLKLFKTALEEEIKSKVDQIQDIVTGNPTVIKMVVSFNRGARGHNTLRQLLAPVVKDIIEDKSLGINTNPVDVYKAWVNQLETATGEASKLPYEVTPEQAMSHEEVRNRLEASSLALRAATDKVLNSIVSSLDNIPYGMRYIAKVLKNCLHEKFPDASEDELMKIVGNLLYYRYMNPAIVAPDGFDIIDVSAGGQLHVDQRRNLGSVAKMLQHAAANKLFEGENAHMTPMNNYISQTYEKFRVFFQSACDVPEPEEKFNIDEYTDMVTLSKPIIYISIDEIINTHSLLLEHLEAISPDHNDLLHELLQDLGDTPDVETLLGEGTVDPTDPNRESALSQLAKTEISLTLTSKFELLEGDDKDLKTLMTKTKKLIVDVVRIQPGETLSEILETTATAPQELEHTKIVERRAVQDAQTPEGMKSSLAVLEDSQLPLEQKKRKILRNLRNLEQGGLVTASNKYQDLINDISKDIRYQRRYRQRRKAELVKLQQTLMALNSKTTFYQDQMNYYDTYIKTCLDNLNRKNSRKSIKLDSKGEEKSSKKWKPQSLKYTAAKLHEKGVVLEIEGLQTNQFKNVMFDISPTEEVGDFEVKAKFMGVEMEKVQLHFQDLLQLQYEGVAVMKMFDKAKVNVNLLIFLLNKKFYGK; this comes from the exons CTTATACTTGTACAAACTGGGCATCGCACCACAGATCCAGGACCTGCTCGGGAAAGTTGCCTTCACAG aggAAGAGATCAGTAACATGAGGAGTGAGCTGGAGAAGTATGGCATTCAAATGCCAGCTTTCAGTAAGATTGGCGGTATCCTCGCTAACGAGCTCTCAGTGGATGAAGCTGCCT TGCATGCTGCCGTGATTGCCATCAACGAGGCTGTTGACAGAGGTCAGGCATCGGTCACAATGGGAGCCCTGAATAATCCTAACGCAATGCTGAGGAACACCCATGAAACTCTGGCCCAAGACTACCAGGACTCACTGAGCCAGGCAAAGGCTGGTAAACAGGATCAGGCTTCAGGGAGG CGCTCCTCGATTACTGTTGAGGAAAGAGACGTTTACGAGGAGCTGCTGACTCAGCAGGAGATCCAGAGTTGCATAGACAGTGTAAATA TCCAGGCAGCAGTAAGGCAGGTGAATCAGGCGTTGTCGACCCAGGATGAAGCTACTCTGTTGGCTGCACTCAGGCTTGAAGCTCTGGCCTTGCTGGGTGTTCAGGAGGCAAACTGCCGCTGGTACCTGGAACATTTTACCAACTACTGCCAACACAAATCCAAG GATGGAGACAAAGCCGTGGTGGTGGACAAAGAGGAGATTCAGAGAGTTGTCAGCTCTTGTAATGACTTTGCTGAGGCAGAGAAACGAA AACTGGAGGCAGTTGTAGCGATCAATACTGCCATTCGTCTTGGCAATGCAGTGGATACGGTGGAGGAGCTGACGAACCCTGAGGCACAGCTGCCAATTGTCTACCAAACTGCTGCCAACCTCTATCAGGCTGAACTTTTTAGCTTGCAGCTCCAAGGGGGGCGG GCTGGCCTTAGCCACGAGGAGCTGAGTGTCGCTGTAGAGATGCTGTCAGCCGTAGCGGTGCTGAACGAGGTGCTGGACACCAAAGACCCACAGGCTGTAATTGAGCAGCTAACAGACTCTCCTCTGGGCTTTACCAACATAGATCAAGACAACCTCAACAG GTATGCTGACACTCTTATTAAACAGAGAGCTGAGACTCTCACCAATGGCCAAGAGTTCCTCACATGGAATGATGTTCAGAAATGCATCGACGTAGTCAATGTGCAGGTCCACGAGGAGCATGAAC GTATTATAGCTATAGCTGAGATCAATGAGGCACTTAACTCAGGTGATCATCAGCAGACACTTGCAGCCCTGCTCCTCCCTACAGCCAAGTTGATGGGGGTGAACCCAGCCACAGCCCAACACTACCACGATGTCCTGCAGTATACCAAGAAACTCCTCTGCCAG ATCTCACCTCTGGACACAGGGGAAATG AGCTCTGGAGATGAGTCTGCAGTTCTGTGGCTGGACCAAATCCAAGAGGCCATACACATAGCCAAtcaggatgaagaggaagcTCTCACAT tGGCTGGAGCAGTAGCTGACATTAACAAGATGGTGGCTGAGGGAGACTCCCAGAATACACTGCAGGCTTTGCAGGCTTCAAGTGCAGGACTGAAAGCGGTGCTCTTCGAGTGTTCCGACAAATACCAGACTGAACTggcacagagacaaacagaaagtgCTACAAAAG GCAACAGTGATAGTGTGTGGGTGCGACATTGTATAAAGGACAGATATGACTACTACTATAACCTGGAGATGGGACAGGGCACCTGGGAGGAGCCAGAAGGATTTGAACACAATGATGGTCATCTCAGTAAAGAGGAAATTCAG AGTGTTGTCAGTGGTGTGACTGCAGAATATAACAGGGGACAGTTATGGTTGGCCAATGAGTCCTTGGTGACCCAGCTGCAGGCGAGGGTCAGAGGTTTTTTGGCCAGGAAAAGGCACGCACAGAGGATGGAATATCTGCGCCAACAAGAGCCACACGTCGTCAAATTGCAG gcTTCCTGGAAAGGTTACAAACAGAGGAAAATGTACAAAGACCGAATTAATTTGCttcaaaaaaatgttgcttCTGTTGTAAAG ATCCAGTCCCTGGTGAAAATGTGGAAAGCCAAAAGTAAATACAATCAGAGATTGCAGTACTTCAAAGATCAT gagaaaGAAATTGTGAAGATCCAGGCTTTCCTAAAGGCCAACAAAGCCAGAGATGACTACAGAACCCTCA CTGGTGCCAAGGATCCGCCCCTGTCCGTGGTACGCAAGTTTGTCCACTTGCTGGAGCAGAGCTCCCTGGATCTGCAGgaagaacaggaagtgacacgGCTTCGGGAAGAGGTGGTCACCAAAATTCGCTCCAATCAGCAGATGGAGAAAGATTTGAACCTGATGGACATAAAGATTGGACTGCTGGTGAAGAACAGGATCACTCTGCAG GATGTTGTGTCACACAGTAAGAAAATGAAGagcaagaaaaataagacaagtAAAGATGACCTGACTGGAGGAGACCGACTGGGTATCAAGGgattaaataaaggcaaaagaaGGAAACTGGAGGCCTACCAACATCTCTTCTACCTGCTGCAG ACTAATCCATCCTACTTGGCTAAGCTGATCTTCCAGATGCCCCAAAACAAGTCCACTAAGTTTATGGACACTGTGATCTTCACCTTGTATAACTACGCCTCTAACCAGAGAGAGGAATACCTGCTGCTCAAGCTCTTCAAGACTGCTCTGGAGGAGGAAATCAA ATCTAAGGTAGATCAGATCCAGGACATCGTGACAGGGAACCCAACAGTTATCAAGATGGTGGTGAGCTTCAACAGAGGTGCAAGAGGCCACAACACACTCAGACAGCTGCTGGCTCCCGTGGTCAAAGACATCATTGAGGACAAGAGTCTTGGTATCAACACCAATCCTGTGGACGTTTACAAAGCCTGGGTCAACCAGCTGGAGACGGCGACCGGGGAGGCCAG CAAGCTGCCTTATGAAGTGACTCCTGAGCAGGCCATGTCACATGAGGAAGTACGCAACAGGCTGGAGGCGTCCAGTCTGGCACTTCGGGCAGCAACAGATAAAGTCCTGAACTCAATTGTGTCCTCACTGGATAATATCCC TTATGGCATGAGATACATAGCAAAAGTTCTGAAGAACTGCCTCCATGAAAAGTTTCCAGATGCCTCAGAAGATGAGCTAATGAAg ATTGTTGGAAACCTCCTTTACTACCGCTACATGAATCCAGCCATTGTGGCCCCTGATGGCTTCGACATTATCGATGTGTCAGCAGGAGGGCAGCTTCATGTCGACCAGCGTCGCAACCTGGGATCTGTGGCAAAGATGCTCCAGCATGCTGCTGCAAATAAGCTGTTTGAGGGCGAGAATGCACATATGACGCCGATGAACAACTACATATCACAGACCTATGAGAAATTTAG GGTATTTTTCCAGTCAGCCTGCGATGTCCCTGAACCTGAGGAGAAGTTTAATATTGATGAGTACACAGACATGGTGACCCTGAGCAAACCTATCATCTACATCTCAATAGATGAGATCATCAATACACACTCG CTGCTTTTGGAACATCTGGAGGCCATCTCTCCTGACCACAATGACCTGCTACACGAGCTTCTGCAGGACCTGGGAGACACCCCAGATGTAGAGACACTGCTAG GGGAAGGAACTGTGGATCCAACTGACCCAAACAGAGAGAGCGCTCTTAGCCAGCTGGCCAAGACTGAGATCTCCTTGACTCTAACCAGCAAGTTTGAGCTTCTGGAAGGAGACGACAAGGACTTGAAAACTCTCATGACAAA GACAAAAAAGCTAATAGTGGATGTGGTTCGGATTCAACCTGGAGAGACTTTGTCTGAGATTCTTGAGACCACTGCTACTGCCCCACAG GAGTTGGAGCATACTAAGATTGTAGAGCGGCGGGCGGTTCAGGATGCTCAGACACCAGAAGGTATGAAGAGCAGCCTAGCAGTACTGGAGGACAGCCAGCTTCCACttgaacagaagaagagaaagatcCTGAGGAACCTTCGTAACTTGGAGCAGGGTGGTCTTGTCACTGCCAGTAACAAATACCAGGACCTTATTAATGACATATCAAAG GATATTCGCTACCAAAGACGctacagacagaggaggaaggcCGAGCTGGTGAAACTCCAGCAGACACTGATGGCGCTCAACTCCAAAACAACCTTCTACCAGGACCAGATGAACTATTATGATACCTACATCAAGACTTGCCTGGACAACCTCAACCGGAA GAATTCACGCAAATCAATAAAACTGGACAgcaaaggagaagagaagagcagtAAGAAGTGGAAGCCACAGTCTCTGAAGTACACTGCAGCAAAACTGCACGAGAAAGGAGTCGTTTTGGAAATTGAAGGACTTCAGACAAACCA gtttaaaaatgtcatgtttgacatttcaCCCACCGAGGAAGTCGGGGATTTTGAGGTGAAAGCCAAGTTTATGGGTGTTGAGATGGAAAAAGTCCAGCTTCATTTCCAG GACCTCCTTCAGCTGCAGTACGAAGGTGTGGCCGTCATGAAGATGTTTGACAAAGCTAAAGTGAATGTCAATTTACTAATTTTCCTCCTAAACAAGAAATTCTatggaaaataa
- the iqgap2 gene encoding ras GTPase-activating-like protein IQGAP2 isoform X2, which translates to MYHEDTATLQKPRYGTIQDDERLSAEEMDERRRQNIAYEYLCHLEEAKRWIEACLEEDLPLTTELEEGLRNGVYLGKLANFFAPKMVSEKRIYDRDQSRYKSNGLHFRHTDNTVQWLRAMESVGLPKIFYPETTDVYDRKNMPKVVYCIHALSLYLYKLGIAPQIQDLLGKVAFTEEEISNMRSELEKYGIQMPAFSKIGGILANELSVDEAALHAAVIAINEAVDRGQASVTMGALNNPNAMLRNTHETLAQDYQDSLSQAKAGKQDQASGRRSSITVEERDVYEELLTQQEIQSCIDSVNIQAAVRQVNQALSTQDEATLLAALRLEALALLGVQEANCRWYLEHFTNYCQHKSKDGDKAVVVDKEEIQRVVSSCNDFAEAEKRKLEAVVAINTAIRLGNAVDTVEELTNPEAQLPIVYQTAANLYQAELFSLQLQGGRAGLSHEELSVAVEMLSAVAVLNEVLDTKDPQAVIEQLTDSPLGFTNIDQDNLNRYADTLIKQRAETLTNGQEFLTWNDVQKCIDVVNVQVHEEHERIIAIAEINEALNSGDHQQTLAALLLPTAKLMGVNPATAQHYHDVLQYTKKLLCQSSGDESAVLWLDQIQEAIHIANQDEEEALTLAGAVADINKMVAEGDSQNTLQALQASSAGLKAVLFECSDKYQTELAQRQTESATKGNSDSVWVRHCIKDRYDYYYNLEMGQGTWEEPEGFEHNDGHLSKEEIQSVVSGVTAEYNRGQLWLANESLVTQLQARVRGFLARKRHAQRMEYLRQQEPHVVKLQASWKGYKQRKMYKDRINLLQKNVASVVKIQSLVKMWKAKSKYNQRLQYFKDHEKEIVKIQAFLKANKARDDYRTLTGAKDPPLSVVRKFVHLLEQSSLDLQEEQEVTRLREEVVTKIRSNQQMEKDLNLMDIKIGLLVKNRITLQDVVSHSKKMKSKKNKTSKDDLTGGDRLGIKGLNKGKRRKLEAYQHLFYLLQTNPSYLAKLIFQMPQNKSTKFMDTVIFTLYNYASNQREEYLLLKLFKTALEEEIKSKVDQIQDIVTGNPTVIKMVVSFNRGARGHNTLRQLLAPVVKDIIEDKSLGINTNPVDVYKAWVNQLETATGEASKLPYEVTPEQAMSHEEVRNRLEASSLALRAATDKVLNSIVSSLDNIPYGMRYIAKVLKNCLHEKFPDASEDELMKIVGNLLYYRYMNPAIVAPDGFDIIDVSAGGQLHVDQRRNLGSVAKMLQHAAANKLFEGENAHMTPMNNYISQTYEKFRVFFQSACDVPEPEEKFNIDEYTDMVTLSKPIIYISIDEIINTHSLLLEHLEAISPDHNDLLHELLQDLGDTPDVETLLGEGTVDPTDPNRESALSQLAKTEISLTLTSKFELLEGDDKDLKTLMTKTKKLIVDVVRIQPGETLSEILETTATAPQELEHTKIVERRAVQDAQTPEGMKSSLAVLEDSQLPLEQKKRKILRNLRNLEQGGLVTASNKYQDLINDISKDIRYQRRYRQRRKAELVKLQQTLMALNSKTTFYQDQMNYYDTYIKTCLDNLNRKNSRKSIKLDSKGEEKSSKKWKPQSLKYTAAKLHEKGVVLEIEGLQTNQFKNVMFDISPTEEVGDFEVKAKFMGVEMEKVQLHFQDLLQLQYEGVAVMKMFDKAKVNVNLLIFLLNKKFYGK; encoded by the exons CTTATACTTGTACAAACTGGGCATCGCACCACAGATCCAGGACCTGCTCGGGAAAGTTGCCTTCACAG aggAAGAGATCAGTAACATGAGGAGTGAGCTGGAGAAGTATGGCATTCAAATGCCAGCTTTCAGTAAGATTGGCGGTATCCTCGCTAACGAGCTCTCAGTGGATGAAGCTGCCT TGCATGCTGCCGTGATTGCCATCAACGAGGCTGTTGACAGAGGTCAGGCATCGGTCACAATGGGAGCCCTGAATAATCCTAACGCAATGCTGAGGAACACCCATGAAACTCTGGCCCAAGACTACCAGGACTCACTGAGCCAGGCAAAGGCTGGTAAACAGGATCAGGCTTCAGGGAGG CGCTCCTCGATTACTGTTGAGGAAAGAGACGTTTACGAGGAGCTGCTGACTCAGCAGGAGATCCAGAGTTGCATAGACAGTGTAAATA TCCAGGCAGCAGTAAGGCAGGTGAATCAGGCGTTGTCGACCCAGGATGAAGCTACTCTGTTGGCTGCACTCAGGCTTGAAGCTCTGGCCTTGCTGGGTGTTCAGGAGGCAAACTGCCGCTGGTACCTGGAACATTTTACCAACTACTGCCAACACAAATCCAAG GATGGAGACAAAGCCGTGGTGGTGGACAAAGAGGAGATTCAGAGAGTTGTCAGCTCTTGTAATGACTTTGCTGAGGCAGAGAAACGAA AACTGGAGGCAGTTGTAGCGATCAATACTGCCATTCGTCTTGGCAATGCAGTGGATACGGTGGAGGAGCTGACGAACCCTGAGGCACAGCTGCCAATTGTCTACCAAACTGCTGCCAACCTCTATCAGGCTGAACTTTTTAGCTTGCAGCTCCAAGGGGGGCGG GCTGGCCTTAGCCACGAGGAGCTGAGTGTCGCTGTAGAGATGCTGTCAGCCGTAGCGGTGCTGAACGAGGTGCTGGACACCAAAGACCCACAGGCTGTAATTGAGCAGCTAACAGACTCTCCTCTGGGCTTTACCAACATAGATCAAGACAACCTCAACAG GTATGCTGACACTCTTATTAAACAGAGAGCTGAGACTCTCACCAATGGCCAAGAGTTCCTCACATGGAATGATGTTCAGAAATGCATCGACGTAGTCAATGTGCAGGTCCACGAGGAGCATGAAC GTATTATAGCTATAGCTGAGATCAATGAGGCACTTAACTCAGGTGATCATCAGCAGACACTTGCAGCCCTGCTCCTCCCTACAGCCAAGTTGATGGGGGTGAACCCAGCCACAGCCCAACACTACCACGATGTCCTGCAGTATACCAAGAAACTCCTCTGCCAG AGCTCTGGAGATGAGTCTGCAGTTCTGTGGCTGGACCAAATCCAAGAGGCCATACACATAGCCAAtcaggatgaagaggaagcTCTCACAT tGGCTGGAGCAGTAGCTGACATTAACAAGATGGTGGCTGAGGGAGACTCCCAGAATACACTGCAGGCTTTGCAGGCTTCAAGTGCAGGACTGAAAGCGGTGCTCTTCGAGTGTTCCGACAAATACCAGACTGAACTggcacagagacaaacagaaagtgCTACAAAAG GCAACAGTGATAGTGTGTGGGTGCGACATTGTATAAAGGACAGATATGACTACTACTATAACCTGGAGATGGGACAGGGCACCTGGGAGGAGCCAGAAGGATTTGAACACAATGATGGTCATCTCAGTAAAGAGGAAATTCAG AGTGTTGTCAGTGGTGTGACTGCAGAATATAACAGGGGACAGTTATGGTTGGCCAATGAGTCCTTGGTGACCCAGCTGCAGGCGAGGGTCAGAGGTTTTTTGGCCAGGAAAAGGCACGCACAGAGGATGGAATATCTGCGCCAACAAGAGCCACACGTCGTCAAATTGCAG gcTTCCTGGAAAGGTTACAAACAGAGGAAAATGTACAAAGACCGAATTAATTTGCttcaaaaaaatgttgcttCTGTTGTAAAG ATCCAGTCCCTGGTGAAAATGTGGAAAGCCAAAAGTAAATACAATCAGAGATTGCAGTACTTCAAAGATCAT gagaaaGAAATTGTGAAGATCCAGGCTTTCCTAAAGGCCAACAAAGCCAGAGATGACTACAGAACCCTCA CTGGTGCCAAGGATCCGCCCCTGTCCGTGGTACGCAAGTTTGTCCACTTGCTGGAGCAGAGCTCCCTGGATCTGCAGgaagaacaggaagtgacacgGCTTCGGGAAGAGGTGGTCACCAAAATTCGCTCCAATCAGCAGATGGAGAAAGATTTGAACCTGATGGACATAAAGATTGGACTGCTGGTGAAGAACAGGATCACTCTGCAG GATGTTGTGTCACACAGTAAGAAAATGAAGagcaagaaaaataagacaagtAAAGATGACCTGACTGGAGGAGACCGACTGGGTATCAAGGgattaaataaaggcaaaagaaGGAAACTGGAGGCCTACCAACATCTCTTCTACCTGCTGCAG ACTAATCCATCCTACTTGGCTAAGCTGATCTTCCAGATGCCCCAAAACAAGTCCACTAAGTTTATGGACACTGTGATCTTCACCTTGTATAACTACGCCTCTAACCAGAGAGAGGAATACCTGCTGCTCAAGCTCTTCAAGACTGCTCTGGAGGAGGAAATCAA ATCTAAGGTAGATCAGATCCAGGACATCGTGACAGGGAACCCAACAGTTATCAAGATGGTGGTGAGCTTCAACAGAGGTGCAAGAGGCCACAACACACTCAGACAGCTGCTGGCTCCCGTGGTCAAAGACATCATTGAGGACAAGAGTCTTGGTATCAACACCAATCCTGTGGACGTTTACAAAGCCTGGGTCAACCAGCTGGAGACGGCGACCGGGGAGGCCAG CAAGCTGCCTTATGAAGTGACTCCTGAGCAGGCCATGTCACATGAGGAAGTACGCAACAGGCTGGAGGCGTCCAGTCTGGCACTTCGGGCAGCAACAGATAAAGTCCTGAACTCAATTGTGTCCTCACTGGATAATATCCC TTATGGCATGAGATACATAGCAAAAGTTCTGAAGAACTGCCTCCATGAAAAGTTTCCAGATGCCTCAGAAGATGAGCTAATGAAg ATTGTTGGAAACCTCCTTTACTACCGCTACATGAATCCAGCCATTGTGGCCCCTGATGGCTTCGACATTATCGATGTGTCAGCAGGAGGGCAGCTTCATGTCGACCAGCGTCGCAACCTGGGATCTGTGGCAAAGATGCTCCAGCATGCTGCTGCAAATAAGCTGTTTGAGGGCGAGAATGCACATATGACGCCGATGAACAACTACATATCACAGACCTATGAGAAATTTAG GGTATTTTTCCAGTCAGCCTGCGATGTCCCTGAACCTGAGGAGAAGTTTAATATTGATGAGTACACAGACATGGTGACCCTGAGCAAACCTATCATCTACATCTCAATAGATGAGATCATCAATACACACTCG CTGCTTTTGGAACATCTGGAGGCCATCTCTCCTGACCACAATGACCTGCTACACGAGCTTCTGCAGGACCTGGGAGACACCCCAGATGTAGAGACACTGCTAG GGGAAGGAACTGTGGATCCAACTGACCCAAACAGAGAGAGCGCTCTTAGCCAGCTGGCCAAGACTGAGATCTCCTTGACTCTAACCAGCAAGTTTGAGCTTCTGGAAGGAGACGACAAGGACTTGAAAACTCTCATGACAAA GACAAAAAAGCTAATAGTGGATGTGGTTCGGATTCAACCTGGAGAGACTTTGTCTGAGATTCTTGAGACCACTGCTACTGCCCCACAG GAGTTGGAGCATACTAAGATTGTAGAGCGGCGGGCGGTTCAGGATGCTCAGACACCAGAAGGTATGAAGAGCAGCCTAGCAGTACTGGAGGACAGCCAGCTTCCACttgaacagaagaagagaaagatcCTGAGGAACCTTCGTAACTTGGAGCAGGGTGGTCTTGTCACTGCCAGTAACAAATACCAGGACCTTATTAATGACATATCAAAG GATATTCGCTACCAAAGACGctacagacagaggaggaaggcCGAGCTGGTGAAACTCCAGCAGACACTGATGGCGCTCAACTCCAAAACAACCTTCTACCAGGACCAGATGAACTATTATGATACCTACATCAAGACTTGCCTGGACAACCTCAACCGGAA GAATTCACGCAAATCAATAAAACTGGACAgcaaaggagaagagaagagcagtAAGAAGTGGAAGCCACAGTCTCTGAAGTACACTGCAGCAAAACTGCACGAGAAAGGAGTCGTTTTGGAAATTGAAGGACTTCAGACAAACCA gtttaaaaatgtcatgtttgacatttcaCCCACCGAGGAAGTCGGGGATTTTGAGGTGAAAGCCAAGTTTATGGGTGTTGAGATGGAAAAAGTCCAGCTTCATTTCCAG GACCTCCTTCAGCTGCAGTACGAAGGTGTGGCCGTCATGAAGATGTTTGACAAAGCTAAAGTGAATGTCAATTTACTAATTTTCCTCCTAAACAAGAAATTCTatggaaaataa